One stretch of Ictalurus punctatus breed USDA103 chromosome 5, Coco_2.0, whole genome shotgun sequence DNA includes these proteins:
- the gucd1 gene encoding protein GUCD1, translated as MTGKMSNGLSPHPTDVVVLNVPVIRQLYHWDCGLACSRMVLKYLHPVSEEEFQRACYDLKLTESVWTIDLAYLMCQLGVKHCFCTQTLGVDKGFKKQSFYKKHFDTEEDRVNELFLKAESRGIVVKKCSVTVQEIQAHLNHGHVAIVLVNAVVLMCELCSTSVKYCCFLPVNQKCFCSTPDYQGHFVVVCGFNRTTGCIFYNNPAYSDRVCCTSISNFEEARMSYGTDEDILFIFKDS; from the exons ATGACAG GTAAAATGTCAAATGGCCTGTCTCCCCACCCCACAGACGTCGTTGTGTTAAACGTACCGGTTATCCGGCAGCTGTACCACTGGGACTGCGGTTTGGCGTGTTCGAGGATGGTATTAAA ATATCTACATCCAGTGAGTGAAGAGGAGTTCCAGAGAGCTTGCTATGATCTGAAATTGACAGAAAGCGTGTGGACTATTGACCTCGCATATCTCATGTGTCAGCTAGGCGTCAAACACTGTTTCTGCACACAAACGTTAGGGGTAGACAAGGGCTTTAAAAAACAG TCATTCTACAAAAAGCATTTTGATACTGAAGAAGATCGAGTAAATGAACTCTTTCTGAAAGCAGAGAGCAGAGGCATAGTGGTAAAGAAATG CTCTGTGACTGTTCAGGAGATCCAGGCTCATCTAAACCATGGACATGTGGCCATCGTGCTGGTAAATGCTGTAGTGTTAATGTGCGAACTCTGCTCCACTTCAGTGAAGTACTGCTGCTTTCTACCTGTGAATCAAAAGTGTTTCTGCAGTACACCTGATTACCAAGGTCACTTTGTGGTAGTGTGTGGATTCAATCGTACCACTGGCTGCATCTTCTATAACAACCCTGCTTATTCTGACC GTGTATGCTGCACTAGCATTAGCAATTTTGAAGAGGCAAGAATGAGCTATGGAACAGATGAGGACATTCTTTTCATCTTCAAGGACAGCTGA